Within the Corynebacterium afermentans subsp. lipophilum genome, the region TTCGGGATGAGGAAGGACGCCGCGAACGCGCAGCCCAGCAGGATCGCACCGGCGATCATGCCCGCGCGGTAGCTGCCGCCGGTGGCGGTGAACACGGCGAAGATGATGGTGAACGACAGGCCGGCGCCCAGGTTGAACGCGCCGCCGTTGAGCCCCGGCAGATAGCCCTGGTTGTGCTTCGGCGCAAGCACAACGCCGAGCGAGCCGAGCATGATGTTGGCCATGCCGGCGTACGTGATGCCGGCCAGCAACGACATCGCCAGCAGCATGCCGTGGGTGGCGTTGCCCACGACGACCAGGCCAAACAGCACGGACAGCGCAGCACCCGCGATGCCGATCTGCAGGATGATCTTGTAGCCCACGCGACCCGCGAGCCAGCCGGAGATCGGGCCCATGGCCAGGCCGGCCAGGGCGTACGGGGTCAGCGTCCACCAGGACACGACGCCGGCGGACATGCCCGGGCCCGCTGCCGGGTCCTGCGCGAGGTTGGGCACCAGGCCGTTCATCACGGCGAACACGCCGGTCATGGTCAGGGTGGTGGTCAAAAGCAGCGCCCAGGTGCGGCGCTGGGACAGCAGGTCGGTGGACATCAGCGGGTGCGGGCTGGACTTCTCGGTGCGCCAGAACCACACCAGCGACGCGCCGCCGATGACCAGCAGGAGGATCACCATGAACCAGTTCGCCGCGGCCAGCTCGCCGGCCATGTTCAGGGCGGTCAGGACCAGGCCGACGCCGACGACCAGGCCGACAACGCCCTTCCAGTCCATCGGCTGGAGCTGGTCGGACTTGGTCTCTTCCACGCCGTACTGCACTGCGAACACGGCGATCAGCGCGGCGGCGCCGATGACCCAGAAGAGGGAGCGGAAACCGAAGGCGTCGGTAAGCCAGCCGCCCAAAATCGCGTCAATGCCGGCGATACCGCCGTTGACGGAGGTGAGGATGCCCACCAGGAACGCGAACTGCTTCTCCTCACGCACCGCCTGGCGCAGCATCACCGACGTCAGCGCCACGGTCGGGCCGGACACACCCTGGATCACGCGACCGATGAACAGCATGGTCACGTTGGTGGCCAGCGCAGCGACAACCGAGCCGATGACCGTGCCGATCATCATCCACACCAGCACCTTGCGACGCCCAATCAGATCACCCCAGCGCGGCATGAACAGCGCAAACACAGCCGCCGCGGTGAAGAACGCCGTCTGCGTCATGCCGATCTGCGCGGTGGTGGCGTTAAGCTCGATCTCCATCGTGTGCAGCGCCGGCGCGAGCATGGAGGCGTTGAGCTGGAACGCGAAGACGGCGACCAGCAGCGCCGTCATCAGTGGCACGACCTGGTTGGTCGGCAGCTTCTGCCCCGCTGCTGGTAGCGGGGTGTTTGTCGTAGTCATGCGTGCAGTTTAAAACACTGCGCGCCGCGCGCCTACACGAAAAAGGCGGCGGATACACCCGAAATGCGGGGGCATTTTGCCTATCGACGCCCACCTCACCGGCCCCCACTCCCCCCATCGAGGATCGCCGCCTACCCCAGTGCCTCCCACAGTGCCGTGTTGGTCTCCTGCCACAGCGGCTTGGCCCAGTCGCCAAACTCGCGGTCCGTGAGCACCACGCACGCCTGCCCACCCGCGACCCACAGGTAGGTCCCCGCCATGCCGAAGTGGCCGACGGTGTCCGCGGGCATGCCGTCGCCGGTCCAGTGCGGGGATTTCTCCCCCTTGATCTCAAAACCCAGGCCCCACTGGCAGGGTTTTTGCATGCCGTAGCCGGGGACGACGCCGCGCAGGTCGCCGAACTGGTTGGAAAAGGCCTCGCTAAGCGTCGACGGGTCCAGAAGACGTGGCGAGAGGAGCTCGGCGGAAAACGCAGCAAGGTCGCCGACGGTGGAACGCCCGCCGTGGCCGGCCGAGCCGTAGATCTCGGTGGAGTCCATACCGAGGGGCTCGAACACCCCCTCGCGTGCGTAGTCCGCAAACGCGATGCCGGTGGTTTCCTTGACGTGGTCGGCCAGGATCTCGTAGCCGGCCGAGGAGTAGATGCGCCGCTCCCCCGGCGTCTTCTGCGGCTCGCGGGAATCGAAGCCCACACCGGAGGCGTGCGCGAGGAGGTGGCGGACGGTTGCGCCGTCGGGCCCGGCGGCGTCGTCAAGCTCGAATGCCCCCTCCTCCACCGCAAGAAGCACCGCGTACGCGGATAGCAGCTTGGTCACGCTGGCGAGCTCGAAGACTTTGTCCTCGTCGCCGAGCGCGGCTTCCGTGTCGCCGACGAGGGCCGCCGCAACGTTGTCCACCGGCCAGTTGCTGAAAAACTTCTCGAGCTCCATAAGGCCCACCCTACGTGCGCAGCGCGGGGACCGGTGGCGTGCGCCCCCACCCGCAGACCCCGAGTAAGCCCTCCTGAGTATGCCCATTTTTCGGCCATACTCAGGAGGGCTTACTCGGGGTTTGTGTCACTAGAACGGCAGCGCCGGGAGTGTGAGCCCCGGGATCATGCCCGCGAACGCCGCGCCAACCCCGAGCACCGCCAACACCGCGGCAACGATGCCCACGATTGCGCCCGGCGCGACCGTCGAGCCCAAGCTCGATGGCTGCGTGGGCTCGGTGCGGTTGATGTCCTTGCCGCAGTCCTGGAAGCGCTGCGCAGTGTAGGAGGCGGCCGACTTGAAGTAGGCAACCTCGCCAGCAGTGAACGGGGTGTCAAAGGTGGACGGCGCGCCGGTCTTGGAACTGCCCAGGTCGTCGGCGATCACGGAGCTGGTGGTGTGCTCTTCAACGGGCCAGAGAGAGTCTTTGTCGATATCTTTCAGCGCACCCCAGCCGTTTTCGCCCAGTCCGGCGCGCAGCTCGTCCTGCTTCTTCGTCCACAACGCGAGCGCGTCGGCGCGGGAACCGGAGTGGTAGAGGATGTCGTCGGCGTTGAGGCCGGCGGCCAGGGCGGGCACCTGGTCGGCGTTGTACTCGACGGCGCAGACGCGGGAGAAGCCCGGGTCCACCGGGGCATCAGCGGCATCAGCAGCGGAAGCGGCGGAAGCGGCAGGGGCAACGACGGCAACGGCGCAGACAACGGCGCCCACAGCAAGATTTTTACGCATGCAAAAAGACTACCGCGCGCGGCGCTATCGCACCTGGATTCGCCGGTTCGGGCACAGACCCCTAGTAAGCGAGCCCTAGTAAGCCCCATTTTCGGCCATACTCGGGTGGGCTTACTAGGGGTTTGCGGGATCTGGCGAGCGGAGGGCAAAAGAAGCGCGCCCGAAAAGCGCACCCCCTACCCCCTACCGCGTCTGCGAAACGCGCACCTCGTAGTCCTCCATGTCCGTCCCGGCCACCAGCGCCGTCACGTGCGCACGCGCGAGCTCCTCGGCGTGCTGCCCGGCGCGGTCGAGAAGCCCGGACGCGATGGCCTTCTCCCGCGCGTCGGCCTCCCGGTCGGCGATGAACCCGGTGACGTCCTCGACGCGGAGTTGGTTGATGGGGTTCATGGTTTGGTCGTACACCTTGACGCTGTCGGCGTCGATGTGGGATTCGAGCACCTCCACGTTCGGCAGTGAAATTTCGATGGCATCGTCGGCCAGGTGGACGTCGATAAGCGAGGCGTCTTTGATGCCGGCGGTGACGCGCCCGTCGTAGGTGACCAGGAAGTTCCGCCCGGTAAACGGCACGCGCACGCCGAGCACCTCGAGGCCTTCCTGGTCGAATTTGCCCACGTCGGAGAAGACGTATTCCTCCACAGAAAGCTCAGCAATATCGCCTAACGACGCCCCAATGGTCGTCGACGTCACCTCCCCCTCCCTCCAATTGAGCAGCGCCGGGCGGGTCAGCGCCAAGACGAGCGCCACGATGGCGACCACTGCTATGACCGAGGCCAGCGCACCGAAGCAGCCGGTTGGTCGGGTGTCGCGCGGGGAAATCTGCAATTTCGTGCTCACTTCGTTTACCTTACTTCGCCGAGAAAATGTAAGGTGGCTCTCACCTTTTCACGACGAATTATCGCCGACCAGGAAGACCCACCATGACTGGATCAACCAAAGTAGAAAAAGGCCTGGAAGATCGCCCGGCCCCGGAGCACAACGCGGACCGCAAGGACAACAACCAGCAACAGGAGGGCATGTCCGGCTTCCTGGGCTGGATTGAAAAAGTCGGCAACAAGCTGCCGGACCCATTCTGGCTGTTTGTGATCCTCGCCGGCGTAGTGGCGGTGTCGTCCTGGCTGGCCAGCAAGGCGGGCTTGTCCGCCACCGACCCGGCCTCCGGCGAGGAAATCCACGTCGAATCGCTGCTCACCGGCGAGAACATCTCGCGGATGGTCACCGACGCGGTGGAGAACTTCATCGCCTTCCCGCCGCTCGGCGTGATTCTGGCGGTGATGCTGGGCGTGGCCGTGGCGGAGCAGACGGGCTTGCTCGCGGCGATGGTCCGCTCGATGGTGGACAAGGTCAGCCCGAAGATGCTCACCTTCATGGTCGCGCTGGCTGGCGTGACCGGCTCGGTGGCCTCGGACGCCATCTACGTGATCATCATCCCGCTGGGTGCGATGGCCTTCCACGCGGTGGGCCGCTCGCCGGTGGTGGGCGCGATGGTGGCGTTCGCGGCGTCGTCGGCAGGCTTTAACTCCTCGCTCATCCTCAACATCACCGACCTGCTGCTCGCCGGCATCTCCACCTCCGCCGCGCAGCTTGTGGACCAAGCCTACGAAGTCTCCCCGCTCGCCAACATCTTCTTTGTCATCCCGTCCGCGGTGGTGCTGTCGCTGATCATCACGGCGGTGACCGAGCTGTTTGTGGACAAGAAAGCCGAGAACCTTGTCGACCACGACCACATCGACGAGGACGAACTGCAACTCGACGAGTCCAACCAGCCCAACGACTCCCACCTCACCGACGATGACGACCTGTCGCTGACCCCACTCGAGCGCAAGGGCCTGGCCTGGGCCGGCATCACCCTCCTCGTTGCCCTGGTGGCCTACTTCGCCCTGCTGTTCATCCCGGGCTCGCCGTTCGCGCGGCCCGAGGAGGGCTTCATGGAGTCGCCGCTGATCCGCGCCATCGCCGTGCCGATCACCCTGATCTTCTTCGCCACCGGCCTGGTCTACGGCCTGGTCGTGGGCACGATCGACAACGCCGCAGACATCCCGAAATTCATGGCCAAGGGCCTGGAGTCGCTCCTGCCGATCCTCGTGCTGTTCTTCGCCGTCTCCCAGTTCCTGGCGTGGTTCCAGTGGTCCAACCTCGGCCCCTGGACCGCCATCAAGGGCGCGGAGCTGCTGCAGTCCTGGGACCTGCCGAACGTGATCCTCTTCGCCGCGTTCGTGCTGATGGTGACGCTGATCAACCTGTTCATCACCTCCGGCTCCGCGCAGTGGGCACTAATGGCGCCGGTGGTGGTGCCGATGATGATGTACGTCGACGTCTCCCCCGAGGTCACCCAGATGCTCTACCGCATCGGCGACTCGCCGTCGAACATCATCACCCCGATGTCGCCCTACTTCGCCCTCGCGCTGACCTTCCTGCAGAAGTACTACAAGAAGGCCGGCGTGGGCACCCTAATGTCGCTGGCGCTGCCGTACGCAGTGTCCATGCTGGTGGGCTGGTTCATCTTCTTCATGATCTGGTACGCCCTGGGCATCCCCCTCGGCCCCGGCTCGCCAATGGGGTACCAGGTGTAGCTCGTTGGCGGTGAAGGCCCGGTTGCGTTTGCGCAGCCGGGCCTTTTGCTTATCGACGAACCTTCGGTCAGAACGCTTGTTCTAATCGCAGACGGGAATGTCCACACCGTGCGCTACTTTCAGGCCCAAACCCGACGAGGCCGGAAGGAGCCACCATGACGACGCCGTCCCCCTTCGAAAACACAACGATCATCCCACCCAACGAAGCCAAAGGTTACCTCGCAAAACGCGACATCGACGCAGAATATCTAGCCATTGCCCTCACCGAAGGTCTAGCGCAGCGACGAAACTGCGAGGTCTACCATCCCGTGACTGCTCCCGGGTTCTACCAGTGGTCCGAGACCAACTTCGCTATCCGAAAGTTCCACTGCAAGAGCAACAACTGGAAGATGGCAAATCCGGACAACCGACCGCTCCTTGTCCACGTTGATAACCAAACGAGTTTCGTCGCAGCCGCCGGCAATTCAGCTACTGGACTCCGAAAAGCTGCACCGGGTTTGGCGCGGAGAAAAGGGGTTTCCACCATCCAATCCGTCAACGCCTCTAACCAGCTGCAGATTGGGCTTGGTGTTTTTACACCTGCAGCTCATTCGCCTGACGCCCGCCACACTCCCCCGCCAGGTGAATGGCTGCTTCTGTACTTTTATGATGAGGAGCACGAGGAGCTCCGTAGCGAGTTCTCGCGCCCAGCCTCCATCTCCGAGGACGGAGAAGTCGAGGCGTGGGACGTTAGAGTTCTGCTCAAACCGATTCATCCGGAATTCGCTATGGCCCAGCCAGACCTTTTCGGGACCAAGGACGATGACATTGACTTCACAATCTCACGAGCGAGCGGAAACTAGCTTCGCCCGCATCTCGCCGTCCCGTATTACTGTCGCGCGGCTTCGCCGCGGCCTCACCAAAGCGGAGCTCGCCGCAAATCTCGACATCGCTCCAGCAACGTTGTCTCGTTGGGAGGACGAGGGACCGCCACCTTCCCGCACCGAGTCGCTCATCGAGCAGCTCGAGGCTGCACTTGGGTTTACCGCGGGTTACTTCATCTCCGAAGAGCTCGAAGTCCCCTCGATGGATTCCACCCTCTTTCGGGCTGGCAGCCGCGCGACTCAACGCCAGAAGAGCGTTGCGGTCGCATCCGGGGCAAACGCCAGCACACTTTTGGCCTGGCTTCGACGCAATTTCAACTTCCCGGAGCCTGACCTCCCTGATTTTTCTGGGTTTACGCCTTCGGAGGCAGCCCGCCATGCGCGCACGATCTGGCAGCTCGGCGACAGGCCAGTTCCAAACTCGGTCCAGCTCGCCGAATCCCTCGGCATCGCCGTCATGGGCCTGCCGCCCGCAGCCTCTGCGGTGGACGCGTTTTCCATGTGGGACGGCCAGCAGCCGCTCATTTTCTTGGCCCGTC harbors:
- a CDS encoding serine hydrolase domain-containing protein; this encodes MELEKFFSNWPVDNVAAALVGDTEAALGDEDKVFELASVTKLLSAYAVLLAVEEGAFELDDAAGPDGATVRHLLAHASGVGFDSREPQKTPGERRIYSSAGYEILADHVKETTGIAFADYAREGVFEPLGMDSTEIYGSAGHGGRSTVGDLAAFSAELLSPRLLDPSTLSEAFSNQFGDLRGVVPGYGMQKPCQWGLGFEIKGEKSPHWTGDGMPADTVGHFGMAGTYLWVAGGQACVVLTDREFGDWAKPLWQETNTALWEALG
- a CDS encoding XRE family transcriptional regulator, which produces MTSQSHERAETSFARISPSRITVARLRRGLTKAELAANLDIAPATLSRWEDEGPPPSRTESLIEQLEAALGFTAGYFISEELEVPSMDSTLFRAGSRATQRQKSVAVASGANASTLLAWLRRNFNFPEPDLPDFSGFTPSEAARHARTIWQLGDRPVPNSVQLAESLGIAVMGLPPAASAVDAFSMWDGQQPLIFLARRRTPEGTRFDLAHELGHLLLHSSDDPHNGAREESEANQFAADFLIPPGIVRAHLRLHASLEDILRLKTALKVSATAMLRAAYHHGKLSEREYHSHLTALSARGFRTDEPGSAQQYERSRIFDYVLSPDGGASISNIADETKLPPRDLHALMLSAQPHTVSSAARTTSAPARPALRVVR
- a CDS encoding MFS transporter, with translation MTTTNTPLPAAGQKLPTNQVVPLMTALLVAVFAFQLNASMLAPALHTMEIELNATTAQIGMTQTAFFTAAAVFALFMPRWGDLIGRRKVLVWMMIGTVIGSVVAALATNVTMLFIGRVIQGVSGPTVALTSVMLRQAVREEKQFAFLVGILTSVNGGIAGIDAILGGWLTDAFGFRSLFWVIGAAALIAVFAVQYGVEETKSDQLQPMDWKGVVGLVVGVGLVLTALNMAGELAAANWFMVILLLVIGGASLVWFWRTEKSSPHPLMSTDLLSQRRTWALLLTTTLTMTGVFAVMNGLVPNLAQDPAAGPGMSAGVVSWWTLTPYALAGLAMGPISGWLAGRVGYKIILQIGIAGAALSVLFGLVVVGNATHGMLLAMSLLAGITYAGMANIMLGSLGVVLAPKHNQGYLPGLNGGAFNLGAGLSFTIIFAVFTATGGSYRAGMIAGAILLGCAFAASFLIPKPETVPDTIAAEDLAARA
- a CDS encoding DUF4230 domain-containing protein → MSTKLQISPRDTRPTGCFGALASVIAVVAIVALVLALTRPALLNWREGEVTSTTIGASLGDIAELSVEEYVFSDVGKFDQEGLEVLGVRVPFTGRNFLVTYDGRVTAGIKDASLIDVHLADDAIEISLPNVEVLESHIDADSVKVYDQTMNPINQLRVEDVTGFIADREADAREKAIASGLLDRAGQHAEELARAHVTALVAGTDMEDYEVRVSQTR
- a CDS encoding AbgT family transporter, which encodes MTGSTKVEKGLEDRPAPEHNADRKDNNQQQEGMSGFLGWIEKVGNKLPDPFWLFVILAGVVAVSSWLASKAGLSATDPASGEEIHVESLLTGENISRMVTDAVENFIAFPPLGVILAVMLGVAVAEQTGLLAAMVRSMVDKVSPKMLTFMVALAGVTGSVASDAIYVIIIPLGAMAFHAVGRSPVVGAMVAFAASSAGFNSSLILNITDLLLAGISTSAAQLVDQAYEVSPLANIFFVIPSAVVLSLIITAVTELFVDKKAENLVDHDHIDEDELQLDESNQPNDSHLTDDDDLSLTPLERKGLAWAGITLLVALVAYFALLFIPGSPFARPEEGFMESPLIRAIAVPITLIFFATGLVYGLVVGTIDNAADIPKFMAKGLESLLPILVLFFAVSQFLAWFQWSNLGPWTAIKGAELLQSWDLPNVILFAAFVLMVTLINLFITSGSAQWALMAPVVVPMMMYVDVSPEVTQMLYRIGDSPSNIITPMSPYFALALTFLQKYYKKAGVGTLMSLALPYAVSMLVGWFIFFMIWYALGIPLGPGSPMGYQV